A part of Carassius carassius chromosome 32, fCarCar2.1, whole genome shotgun sequence genomic DNA contains:
- the LOC132113245 gene encoding 5-hydroxytryptamine receptor 1D-like has translation MDLVNSSYEFFLVNATISPTTLEPWDEATLLSLQISISAMLAIVTLATALSNAFVIATIFLTRKLHTPANFLIGSLAATDLLVSILVMPISIVYTVSKTWTLGQIVCDIWLSSDITFCTASILHLCVIALDRYWAITDALEYSKRRTMRRAALMIAVVWVISVSISLPPLFWRQAKAHEELTECMVNTDQISYTLYSTFGAFYVPTVLLMILYGRIYVAARSRIFKTPATSGKRFTAAQLIQNSTGSSLCSLNSTSNQEGQLHPGGGGGGGGGSPLFTNSVKVKLADSVLERKRLCAAREKKATKTLGIILGAFIVCWLPFFVFTLVMGVCKDCWFHPVLFDVFTWLGYLNSLINPVIYTAFNDDFKQAFHKLTKFKRCY, from the coding sequence ATGGATCTGGTGAACAGCTCATATGAGTTCTTCCTCGTCAATGCCACAATCAGTCCCACAACCCTGGAGCCCTGGGATGAAGCTACACTCCTCAGTCTTCAGATCTCCATCTCTGCCATGCTAGCCATCGTCACTTTGGCCACCGCTCTGTCCAACGCTTTTGTGATCGCCACCATTTTCCTCACACGCAAACTTCACACCCCTGCCAACTTCTTGATTGGCTCTCTCGCAGCGACAGACCTCCTGGTGTCCATTTTAGTCATGCCAATCAGCATTGTGTACACGGTCAGTAAGACTTGGACCCTGGGTCAGATTGTGTGTGATATCTGGCTATCATCTGACATAACGTTCTGTACGGCTTCCATTCTGCACCTGTGCGTTATCGCGCTTGACCGGTACTGGGCCATTACTGATGCCCTGGAATACTCGAAGCGTCGCACCATGCGGCGAGCGGCACTGATGATCGCCGTAGTGTGGGTGATCTCGGTTTCCATCTCCTTGCCTCCTCTCTTCTGGCGGCAGGCAAAGGCCCACGAGGAGCTCACAGAGTGCATGGTCAACACCGACCAGATCTCCTATACGCTCTATTCCACATTCGGTGCGTTTTATGTTCCCACAGTCCTTTTGATGATTCTCTACGGGCGTATCTATGTGGCGGCTCGCTCCAGGATCTTCAAAACACCGGCGACCAGTGGAAAACGGTTCACTGCTGCTCAGCTCATCCAGAACTCGACGGGTTCTTCGCTCTGCTCGCTGAACTCCACTTCTAATCAGGAGGGACAGCTTCATccgggaggaggaggaggtggtggaggagggTCTCCTCTTTTCACAAACAGTGTGAAAGTGAAGCTGGCTGATAGCGTGCTGGAAAGAAAGCGTCTTTGTGCCGCTCGGGAGAAGAAGGCCACCAAAACTCTTGGGATTATCCTGGGTGCGTTTATAGTGTGCTGGCTCCCATTCTTCGTGTTCACGCTGGTGATGGGGGTCTGTAAAGACTGCTGGTTTCATCCTGTACTCTTTGATGTGTTCACCTGGCTGGGGTACCTCAACTCGCTCATCAATCCAGTCATCTACACTGCATTCAATGATGACTTCAAACAAGCCTTCCACAAACTCACCAAGTTTAAAAGATGCTACTGA